The proteins below are encoded in one region of Tessaracoccus aquimaris:
- a CDS encoding phosphotransferase encodes MPDDGARLLTGPRVEPLLRAAVEHQGGQLLTWSLDHVDAAPEQSTTATYVAQVAWPHGERTELLGVSARTGDLSPSDARADIFEDGHRKVAVWLYPNDPDLLGLPRAAFPDRMAETLNAGTVLTRPVTAEQLSLSMIAYRPRRRAVVKVVVNDPREVFYVKVLREKVFADIHHKHQLLRQAGLPAPEVALTTADHLLVTRELPGMAMARALFEPGDPCSPEELINLLDAMPASVAALERRPPWSDAVGHYARMVSATLPELGDELGWLSNQISTGLARFPLGNEPTHGDFHEGQLRVAGGRVVGMLDVDTIGPGRRADDLACLIGHLSTIQRMNQQQEAKVRDLLARWVPVFDRRVDPVELRLRAAAVVISLATGPYRGQEIDWREQTIGMVRSAGALVRQVTPNG; translated from the coding sequence ATGCCTGACGACGGCGCACGACTCCTGACCGGCCCCCGGGTCGAGCCGCTGCTGCGCGCCGCGGTGGAGCATCAAGGGGGCCAACTGCTCACCTGGTCGCTCGACCACGTCGACGCGGCCCCCGAGCAGTCCACGACCGCGACCTATGTCGCGCAGGTCGCATGGCCGCACGGCGAGCGGACCGAACTGCTCGGCGTCAGCGCCCGCACCGGCGACCTCTCGCCGAGCGACGCACGGGCCGACATCTTCGAGGACGGCCACCGCAAGGTCGCCGTCTGGCTCTACCCCAACGACCCGGACCTCCTGGGCCTGCCCAGGGCGGCGTTCCCCGACCGGATGGCCGAGACCCTCAACGCGGGGACGGTGCTGACCCGCCCGGTCACCGCCGAGCAGTTGTCGCTGTCGATGATCGCCTACCGGCCGCGGAGGCGGGCCGTCGTCAAGGTCGTCGTCAACGACCCCCGCGAGGTGTTCTACGTCAAGGTGCTGCGCGAGAAGGTGTTCGCCGACATCCACCACAAGCACCAACTGCTCCGGCAGGCGGGGCTCCCCGCGCCCGAGGTGGCGCTGACGACGGCCGACCATCTGCTCGTCACGCGCGAACTGCCGGGCATGGCGATGGCGCGGGCACTGTTCGAGCCGGGCGATCCGTGCAGCCCGGAGGAACTGATCAATCTGCTCGACGCGATGCCCGCCTCGGTGGCGGCGCTGGAGCGGCGCCCTCCGTGGTCCGACGCGGTGGGGCACTACGCGAGGATGGTCTCGGCGACCCTGCCGGAACTCGGCGACGAGTTGGGCTGGCTCTCCAACCAGATCTCGACGGGGCTCGCCCGCTTCCCGCTCGGAAACGAGCCGACCCACGGAGACTTCCACGAGGGCCAGTTGCGGGTCGCGGGGGGACGCGTGGTCGGCATGCTCGACGTCGACACCATCGGCCCCGGCCGCCGGGCGGACGACCTGGCCTGCCTGATCGGGCACCTGTCGACCATCCAACGGATGAACCAGCAGCAGGAGGCGAAGGTGCGGGACCTGCTCGCCCGCTGGGTCCCCGTCTTCGACCGCCGCGTCGACCCCGTCGAACTGCGGCTCAGGGCAGCCGCCGTGGTGAT